One region of Anser cygnoides isolate HZ-2024a breed goose chromosome 22, Taihu_goose_T2T_genome, whole genome shotgun sequence genomic DNA includes:
- the LOC136786823 gene encoding feather keratin Cos2-3-like yields MSCYDQCLPCRPCGPTPLASSCNEPCVRQCQNSTVVIEPSPVVVTLPGPILSSFPQNTVVGSSTSAAVGSILSCDGVPINSGCCDLSGISSRYCGRRCLPC; encoded by the coding sequence atgtcctgctacgacCAGTGCCTGCCATGCAGACCCTGTGGCCCGACTCCactggccagcagctgcaacgagccctgcgTCAGGCAGTGCCAGAACTCCACCGTCGTCATTGAGCCCTCTCCcgtggtggtgaccctgcccggccccatcctcagctccttcccgcagaacACCGTTGTGGGatcctccacctctgctgctgttggcagcatcctcagctgtgACGGAGTCCCCATCAACTCCGGCTGCTGTGACCTCTCAGGCATTTCCAGCCGCTACTGTGGCAGAAGGTGCCTGCCGTGCTAA